A single genomic interval of Streptomyces graminofaciens harbors:
- a CDS encoding MarR family winged helix-turn-helix transcriptional regulator, which produces MGEEAEIRTAKEAADHELVLAFGRLQGAANRLEYILGRALEVECGISHLVFEVLLILGRAGEPGLSMRAIAQEQVLTTGGATRLVDRMEAAGLVTRAESPDDRRGKLVRLTPLGEETAVRASLLHLENIKRYFVEPLPAADRERFAEDLRILSHTARDVLPRLP; this is translated from the coding sequence GTGGGCGAGGAAGCGGAGATCAGGACGGCGAAGGAGGCCGCCGACCACGAGCTCGTCCTGGCGTTCGGACGGCTGCAAGGGGCGGCGAACCGGCTGGAGTACATCCTCGGCCGAGCGCTGGAGGTGGAGTGCGGCATCAGCCATCTGGTGTTCGAGGTGCTACTGATCCTCGGCCGGGCGGGGGAGCCGGGGCTGTCGATGCGGGCCATCGCCCAGGAGCAGGTCCTGACCACCGGCGGCGCCACCCGGCTTGTGGATCGTATGGAGGCGGCGGGTCTCGTGACACGCGCGGAATCTCCCGACGACCGGCGCGGGAAGCTCGTGCGGCTCACCCCGCTGGGAGAGGAGACGGCCGTGCGCGCGTCCCTGCTGCACCTGGAGAACATCAAGCGGTACTTCGTGGAGCCGCTCCCCGCAGCGGACCGCGAGAGGTTTGCGGAGGATCTTCGGATCCTCAGTCATACG
- a CDS encoding RICIN domain-containing protein, giving the protein MSPAQTGARPGAAPRSRPLSLLTLMLSLIVAVGTLALPAAGRAKAEVRPSQTLYTPPSDAPSPGSLYPRALRLQHNGSANGTILSTFEQYTNGTPVFPIYRSTDNGNSWTKISEVADTQNGWGMRWEPELFELPTAMGGFPAGTILAAGDSVPGDRAATKIDLYASTDRGQTWSFVTNIATGGRAISSNGYTPVWEPFFLISGGKLIVYYSDQRDPDHGQKIVHQVSTDIRNWGPVVDDVAMPTYAARPGMPVVTRLPNGNYVMTHEYCGAPEGGCSVYYHISADPENFISAPGQVLRSTDGTIPSGAPFVTWLPAGGPNGTLVVSGDTQDDLFVNTQNGAANAWTRMRSNVARGYSRGLLPLADGHSLMVLSGGRGRSTGLNPVTYSVVDLGGGISSGATYTVSNANSDLKLTIAGGSTANGTGATQQPTTNGTDQQWRFVQQASGYFKIFNVASGKVLGVQSQSTADGAKILQWDDNGTLDHEWAVAPHPAGGYTITNRVTGKYLEIPGASTAVGTQAVQWSGTSCDCQRWDFTQTALPPLGTGQYVLANKNSGRYLDIPQASTATGTAVQQWNNSACFCQLFTFQSTGSGAWNIKNVNSNLNLDIGSGSTTAGAAVVQNTPSTADSQKWTLTDAGDGYYKLKNVNSGFNAGVAGSSTSNGAPVVQWNDLSNDDQLWKIVRIN; this is encoded by the coding sequence ATGTCCCCTGCGCAGACAGGCGCCAGACCCGGCGCCGCTCCGCGTTCCCGTCCTCTCTCCCTCCTCACATTGATGTTGTCCCTGATCGTCGCGGTAGGGACGCTGGCCCTGCCCGCCGCGGGCCGGGCGAAGGCAGAGGTCCGTCCGTCGCAGACGCTGTACACGCCGCCGTCGGACGCGCCCTCGCCCGGTTCGCTCTATCCGCGGGCGCTGCGTCTGCAGCACAACGGCTCGGCCAACGGCACGATTCTGTCGACGTTCGAGCAGTACACCAACGGCACACCGGTCTTCCCGATCTACCGCAGCACCGACAACGGCAACTCCTGGACGAAGATCTCCGAGGTCGCCGACACCCAGAACGGCTGGGGCATGCGCTGGGAGCCCGAGCTGTTCGAACTGCCCACGGCCATGGGTGGCTTCCCGGCGGGTACCATCCTCGCCGCCGGCGACTCCGTGCCCGGCGACCGGGCGGCAACCAAGATCGACCTCTACGCCAGCACCGACCGCGGGCAGACCTGGAGCTTCGTCACCAATATCGCCACTGGTGGACGGGCGATATCCAGCAACGGCTACACGCCGGTCTGGGAGCCGTTCTTCCTGATCTCCGGCGGCAAGCTGATCGTCTACTACTCCGACCAGCGCGACCCCGACCACGGCCAGAAGATCGTCCACCAGGTCTCCACGGACATCCGCAACTGGGGCCCGGTCGTGGACGACGTGGCGATGCCCACCTACGCCGCCCGCCCCGGCATGCCCGTGGTCACCCGGCTGCCCAACGGCAACTACGTCATGACCCACGAGTACTGCGGCGCGCCCGAGGGCGGCTGCTCCGTGTACTACCACATCTCCGCCGACCCCGAGAACTTCATCTCCGCCCCCGGCCAGGTGCTGCGGTCGACCGACGGCACCATCCCCAGCGGCGCGCCCTTCGTCACCTGGCTGCCCGCCGGCGGCCCGAACGGCACCCTCGTCGTCAGCGGCGACACCCAGGACGATCTGTTCGTCAACACGCAGAACGGCGCGGCGAACGCCTGGACCCGTATGCGTTCCAACGTAGCCAGGGGCTACAGCCGAGGCCTGCTCCCGCTGGCCGACGGCCACAGCCTGATGGTGCTCAGCGGGGGCCGCGGGCGAAGCACCGGCCTCAACCCGGTCACCTACAGCGTCGTCGACCTGGGCGGCGGCATCTCCAGCGGCGCCACCTACACCGTGTCCAACGCGAACAGCGACCTGAAGCTCACCATCGCCGGCGGTTCCACCGCCAACGGCACCGGCGCGACCCAGCAGCCCACCACCAACGGCACCGACCAGCAGTGGCGCTTCGTCCAGCAGGCCTCCGGCTACTTCAAGATCTTCAACGTGGCCAGTGGCAAGGTACTGGGCGTCCAGAGCCAGTCCACCGCCGACGGCGCCAAGATCCTGCAGTGGGACGACAACGGCACCCTCGACCACGAATGGGCCGTCGCCCCGCACCCCGCCGGCGGCTACACGATCACCAACCGCGTGACCGGAAAGTACCTGGAGATCCCGGGTGCCTCCACGGCCGTGGGAACGCAGGCCGTCCAGTGGAGCGGCACCAGCTGTGACTGCCAGCGCTGGGACTTCACCCAGACCGCCCTGCCCCCGCTGGGCACCGGTCAGTACGTCCTGGCCAACAAGAACAGCGGCAGGTACCTCGACATCCCGCAGGCCTCCACCGCCACCGGCACGGCCGTCCAGCAGTGGAACAACTCCGCCTGCTTCTGCCAGCTGTTCACCTTCCAGTCCACGGGCAGCGGAGCCTGGAACATCAAGAACGTCAACAGCAACCTCAACCTGGACATCGGGAGCGGCTCCACCACCGCGGGAGCCGCCGTCGTCCAGAACACGCCCTCCACCGCCGACTCACAGAAATGGACCCTCACCGACGCGGGCGACGGCTACTACAAGCTCAAGAACGTCAACAGCGGCTTCAACGCCGGTGTCGCCGGGTCCTCCACCAGCAACGGCGCTCCGGTCGTCCAGTGGAACGACCTGAGCAACGACGACCAGCTCTGGAAGATCGTCCGCATCAACTGA
- a CDS encoding LacI family DNA-binding transcriptional regulator, translating into MARVVGRRAGVSVPRGEDVARVAAVSRKTVSRLLDNEPYVSDEVRRRVFDAAEELGYRLDPGHTTVHHVAGPGRWYASKDRTEGWRAPLAAREAYEPPVIEGDWSLDSGYEAGRRLAADTSVTAVFAAGDEMAVGLIHALREAGRRVPEDISVVGFDGDPVFAHVTPPLTTVRQPFDAAAREGIKLLVHAIEGPQTEQPAASEPLVELVVRGSTAPPPTPHGRTVPPAV; encoded by the coding sequence ATGGCCCGGGTGGTGGGGCGGCGCGCGGGTGTGTCCGTGCCGCGCGGCGAGGACGTTGCCCGGGTGGCCGCTGTCTCGCGCAAGACGGTGTCGCGGCTCCTCGACAACGAGCCGTATGTCTCCGACGAGGTCCGCCGACGCGTCTTCGACGCCGCTGAGGAACTCGGTTACCGGCTGGATCCGGGGCACACGACCGTTCACCACGTCGCCGGTCCCGGTCGCTGGTACGCGTCCAAGGACCGTACGGAGGGCTGGCGGGCGCCACTGGCGGCGCGGGAGGCGTACGAACCCCCCGTGATCGAGGGGGACTGGTCACTCGACTCCGGCTACGAGGCAGGCCGCCGGCTGGCTGCGGACACCTCCGTGACCGCGGTGTTCGCGGCGGGCGACGAGATGGCCGTCGGCCTGATCCACGCCCTGCGGGAGGCCGGACGCCGTGTGCCGGAGGACATCAGCGTGGTCGGTTTCGACGGCGACCCCGTCTTCGCCCACGTCACTCCACCGCTGACCACCGTGCGTCAGCCCTTCGACGCCGCGGCACGGGAAGGGATCAAGTTACTCGTGCACGCCATCGAGGGGCCGCAGACCGAGCAGCCCGCGGCGAGCGAGCCACTTGTCGAACTCGTCGTCCGCGGCTCGACCGCACCCCCGCCGACCCCGCACGGCCGGACGGTACCTCCGGCCGTCTGA